Proteins co-encoded in one Oreochromis niloticus isolate F11D_XX unplaced genomic scaffold, O_niloticus_UMD_NMBU tig00007743_pilon, whole genome shotgun sequence genomic window:
- the LOC112845519 gene encoding leucine-rich repeat LGI family member 2 isoform X2: MFLSTDFILHQSVASESLSVDTFSNKNDVYVAISAPSTESCMIFQWDHIEMNFRTYDNITGQSIVGCKSVIMENEVFVIVAQLFGGSHIYKFDDE; encoded by the exons ATGTTCCTTTCCACAGATTTCATCCTTCATCAGTCTGTTGCCTCAGAATCGTTGTCTGTTGACACATTCAGCAATAAGAATGATGTCTACGTGGCCATTTCTGCtcccagcacagagagctgtatGATTTTCCAGTGGGACCACATAGAAATGAACTTCAGGACTTATGATAACATCACAG GTCAGTCTATTGTGGGGTGCAAATCTGTTATCATGGAAAATGAGGTGTTTGTCATTGTGGctcagctgtttggtggttcccACATTTACAAGTTTGATGACGAGTAA
- the LOC109199951 gene encoding golgin subfamily A member 6-like protein 1: MSQGEEPKSQEVDPGALPWDEPEDPYLSSLPWAEQVELEEKRLAEMENENLLNREKIVLLMEENERQSAQLQKMSYLLQEKESIIDEKQWDIKDMEERNQELQGKLDEALEKMKEILQEKKQQDMRERQMHDQLEKMEMKYRVVKARDDKNQETNKEVLQEKRQQQIKQRRMGRELKDIKKQTDELQVKLDEALQINEAILEEKNQQDIKKQDMERHMEGKDRMLQARLKETMHKYDELLQEKKQQEMKQKELDCKLQNMEIDNEGLRVKLDEALQKNTEILEVKEELVINQGEMQCQLQGMEEKYRALQAMHYGTQNKYEELCQEKEQQDIKQNEEKLLLVQDFEKTKQKLQELGNKIKHTTAELEGEKEKVQKQEATAKELKERLKEEQAKVEEVEKICNKLKKQNTETVDELRSLILEKKVLVEKQLKKKKKCFRFFLRRATPASSSSTSVPA, from the coding sequence ATGTCTCAAGGTGAAGAACCAAAAAGTCAAGAGGTTGACCCCGGCGCTCTTCCCTGGGATGAACCAGAAGACCCTtacctctcctctcttccctgGGCTGAGCAAGTTGAATTAGAGGAGAAGCGCTTGGCAGAAATGGAGAATGAAAATCTTCTTAACAGAGAGAAGATTGTCTTATTGATGGAGGAAAATGAGAGACAGAGCGCTCAATTACAAAAAATGTCCTACCTGCTCCAAGAAAAGGAGAGTATTATTGATGAAAAACAGTGGGATATCAAAGACATGGAGGAAAGGAACCAAGAGCTCCAAGGAAAGCTGGATGAAGCTctagaaaaaatgaaagaaatcctccaggagaagaaacaacaggacatgagagaaagacagatgcaTGATCAACTTGAAAAGATGGAGATGAAATACAGAGTGGTAAAAGCAAGGGATGATAAAAATcaggaaacaaataaagaggttcttcaagagaaaaggcagcagcagatcaaacaaaGGCGAATGGGCCGCGAGCTTAAGGACATCAAGAAACAAACTGACGAGCTGCAAGtaaagcttgatgaagctctgcaaaTAAATGAAGCGATCCTCGAAGAGAAAAACCAACAGGACATAAAGAAGCAAGACATGGAGAGGCACATGGAGGGAAAAGACAGGATGCTGCAGGCAAGGCTTAAAGAAACAATGCACAAATATGATGAGTTGCTgcaagagaaaaagcaacaggagatgaaacaaaaagaattaGATTGCAAGCTTCAGAACATGGAGATAGACAATGAAGGCTTGCGAGTAAAGCTCGATGAAgctttacaaaaaaatacagaaatcctTGAAGTGAAAGAAGAACTGGTCATAAACCAGGGAGAAATGCAATGCCAGCTCCAAGGCATGGAAGAAAAATACAGAGCACTGCAGGCAATGCATTATGGAACACAGAACAAATATGAAGAGCTGtgtcaagaaaaagaacaacaggACATAAAGCAGAACGAAGAAAAACTTCTTCTTGTCCAAGACTTTgagaagacaaagcaaaaactgcaagaacttggcaacaaaattaagcacacaacagctgaactggaaggagaaaaggagaaagtgcaaaaacaggAGGCAACAGCTAAAGAACTCAAAGAAAGGCTCAAAGAAGAACAAGCCAAAgtagaagaagtggaaaaaatatgcaacaaacttaagaagcaaaatacagaaacagtggACGAGTTGAGATCCCTCATACTagagaagaaagtgcttgtggaaaagcaactcaagaagaagaaaaagtgcttCCGCTTCTTCCTCCGCAGGGCCACTCCTGcctcatcttcctccacctctgttccagcttaa